Genomic segment of Halonatronomonas betaini:
ACTCAAAGGCAATTACAGCAGGCTCGCCAGGAGATTGAGGAACGCTTTAAAGAAGAATGGGAGTCTCTTGAAGAAAGATTAAATAAGTTTGTCAGTCAGGAGTAGATTAGATGGAAGGAATTAAAAGATTAATTACCAGAATGACCAGGGCAGATATTATTCTGGTGCTGGTTATTCTAGTATTTTCAATAGTAGGTATTTTTCTACCTATATTATTTCAGCCTGAGCATGGTGAATATCAATTGGTTGTTGAACAGGCTGGACAGGAATTATTTAGAAAAGATTTTCCCAGGGAAGATGGTATAGAAGAATTCAGCTTCCGCTGGGAGGGAGATGAATATCAGGCCAGGCTGGAATTTGAAAATAACCGGGTCAGATTGCACAGGCTTTCAAAGGAAGTTGTGCCCCTTGATATTCATGAACAGATGGGCTGGATTCAAAGGCCAGGCCAGATGATTGTTGCTTTACCGGTCCAGATGGTTATTAGTATTGAAGGTGACCGGGGAGAAAGAGAATATGACGGCGTTGTAGGAAGTTATGAAAATTAGGTCTATTAGAGCCACCCTGAGGGGTGGCTTATAGATTTTGATAGGGGGCTGTTTATGATGGATTTCAGGTATATTGATTTTAGCCAGAACTTATTTGAAGAGGCAATTACAGGTGAGCCGGCTATTTATATATTCCCTAATAGTGGTGATATTAAAGCAGCAAGAACTACATATAACCGGGAACCTCTAACTGTGGAGAGTAAATTTCTAGACTGGAATAGTTTTAAAGAGATGATCTTTCCTGTTGATCAGTTAGTTTTAAAAGAGGAAAAGCTATCTATTGCTTTATTTTCTTTGCTAAATACTGATGAGAAGAGGTTTTTAAATATAAATGAATATAGCGATGTGCTGGAGTTTTCCGGCCTCTTTCATAATTATTATCTTGAAAGGGCTGAATATTTAGTTGAGAGCTGGCCAGTTCTTGAAGGCTGGCAGAAAGAGAGGCTTGAATTAATTGAAAAATTAAGATCCAGATATCTTAACTGGCTTAAGGAAAATAATTACTCTGATAGGTCTTTAGTTTATGATATCAATAATTTTGACCCTACTGGTATTAAATCTTTTGAGAGAATAGTTGTAATAAATCCTGTTGAAACTAGCCCCTTAGAAAAAGAGATATTAAAAAGATTGGACAGAGATTTTAAAGTGGAGATATTTTTACAGCTTGAGAAATCTCATTATTCTGAAGAGGAGTTAAGACTTGAAAAATTTCAGTTGCCAGAGAAACTAGAAGTTGATTTGAAATTATATACTGCTGATGAGGAAATTGGTCAGCTGGCCTCAGCTTTAAAAGTTGCTGTAGAAAATAATGCAGAAATGATCTCTCCTAATCTGGATAAGAGAAATTACAGGCAGCTTTTATCTGAGAAAGAAATTGAAGTGCAGTCAGCTATAAGCCTGACAGAATCATCTCTCTACCGATTTCTTAATTGCTGCTATAATTTATTATTAAATTATGAGCTAGAGGGTAATGGGCTAGGGTTATTACCTGTTAATCAGTTATTGAAGGCTATTAATCAGCCTGTCATATCCAGGTACTTTGATTTTGATATTAAAGAGGTTAGAAGTGAGTTAAATGAGCTGATAGGTCAGGGTTATTTTTATATAAATGGCAGACTTGTTACAGATAAAATTGCTGCTATCAAGCCCCTTTTTCTAATAGTTAATGATTTTTCTGAGATGGCTGATTTGACTGAAATGATTGATTACCTGGATAGTTTAGAGCTTGAAAGTTTAGCTGATCCATTGTATAAAGATGAGATCGATCAATTCTATGATGGGTTAATTGAGTTAACTGCAATAGAGAAAATGGGTCTGGCAGGTAACTGGAAGGGATTTTTTAATCGCTCGGCGCAGGGATTAATGGATTTAATTTTAAATTATCTCAGTTATAAGAAAATAACGACTAATATTGATGCTGAAAAAGAGAGGCTAACTTTACAGGATTTCCAATTAGCTCCAGCTGATAGACGGGATAATTTAGTGATTTTAAATGCCAGCCAGGGCGAACTGCCTGCCGGCAGCAGCAGGTCATTCCTATTGAACCCTGAACAGCGAGAGGCCCTCGGGCTACCAACTGCCAGGGATGAACAGAACTGGCAGAGGTATTATTTTTTCAGACATATTTTTACTGCTGATAAAGCTGTAATTTTTGCCCTGAATAACCAGGATGAAAATTTAGCGCCAGGCTCTTTAATGGAAGAGCTTAAATTCAAGTATGGGCTGGAGTACAGGGAAAGCCCTGTAAAGCGGAGTGATTATTTAAGGTTTTTTAATAATATTTTTGAAGATAAAACTGGTTATAATTTTGGCTCCTGTGAAAGGGAGGAGTATACGACTGATTTAAGGCAGAACCTTGTTGAGGAGACTGGCGGCAGAACCAGTTTAACCTATTATAAATATAATAGAATCAAGGACTGCTATCACAGGTATTACCTTGAGCATATTATTGGCTTTGATGCCGGAATGGAATTGCCGGATAAA
This window contains:
- a CDS encoding PD-(D/E)XK nuclease family protein; this encodes MMDFRYIDFSQNLFEEAITGEPAIYIFPNSGDIKAARTTYNREPLTVESKFLDWNSFKEMIFPVDQLVLKEEKLSIALFSLLNTDEKRFLNINEYSDVLEFSGLFHNYYLERAEYLVESWPVLEGWQKERLELIEKLRSRYLNWLKENNYSDRSLVYDINNFDPTGIKSFERIVVINPVETSPLEKEILKRLDRDFKVEIFLQLEKSHYSEEELRLEKFQLPEKLEVDLKLYTADEEIGQLASALKVAVENNAEMISPNLDKRNYRQLLSEKEIEVQSAISLTESSLYRFLNCCYNLLLNYELEGNGLGLLPVNQLLKAINQPVISRYFDFDIKEVRSELNELIGQGYFYINGRLVTDKIAAIKPLFLIVNDFSEMADLTEMIDYLDSLELESLADPLYKDEIDQFYDGLIELTAIEKMGLAGNWKGFFNRSAQGLMDLILNYLSYKKITTNIDAEKERLTLQDFQLAPADRRDNLVILNASQGELPAGSSRSFLLNPEQREALGLPTARDEQNWQRYYFFRHIFTADKAVIFALNNQDENLAPGSLMEELKFKYGLEYRESPVKRSDYLRFFNNIFEDKTGYNFGSCEREEYTTDLRQNLVEETGGRTSLTYYKYNRIKDCYHRYYLEHIIGFDAGMELPDKAMNPMVFGIMVHNLMDRAITELKPEIMANTADLEAHSDRVEELVERIIDKYYLFYDQRFKGYYKEIIKPKLVASVFSFIEGLFRRLPASSVDNLSDWDWKLEYTPENKGAGFYQGDGMEFYLSGRIDLLIDTGQDQVLVDFKTGSGSVEQLDFYSLLLDNGDINKKKYIYNIMDELFQSANSDTGNEMAEKIRLELEDLTGAEYYKRIYKSRCERCPYLSICQVVK
- a CDS encoding NusG domain II-containing protein, which produces MEGIKRLITRMTRADIILVLVILVFSIVGIFLPILFQPEHGEYQLVVEQAGQELFRKDFPREDGIEEFSFRWEGDEYQARLEFENNRVRLHRLSKEVVPLDIHEQMGWIQRPGQMIVALPVQMVISIEGDRGEREYDGVVGSYEN